In the genome of Pseudomonas protegens, one region contains:
- a CDS encoding type II toxin-antitoxin system MqsA family antitoxin yields the protein MKRQQCYSCGAPTGMLAFEQRSELIDYRHLQRHLHGLAGWECQECGEVEFDAASAERYAAAGDQLLEEYRQSVATDIKRIRRKLHLSQKEAVKLLSGGGHNAFSRYERGEVGVPQPLYVLMRLLDRHPRLMKDVLELGESRPAPSTLGAPAEPQLGAAGG from the coding sequence ATGAAACGGCAACAATGCTACAGCTGCGGCGCCCCGACCGGCATGCTGGCCTTCGAGCAGCGCAGCGAGCTCATCGACTACCGGCACCTGCAGCGTCACCTCCATGGCCTGGCGGGCTGGGAATGCCAGGAATGCGGTGAAGTCGAATTCGACGCCGCCAGTGCAGAACGCTACGCCGCCGCGGGCGACCAATTGCTGGAGGAGTACCGGCAAAGCGTCGCCACCGACATCAAGCGCATCCGCCGCAAGCTGCACCTCTCGCAGAAGGAAGCGGTCAAACTGCTGTCCGGCGGCGGGCACAATGCCTTTTCCCGCTACGAGCGCGGCGAAGTCGGCGTGCCCCAACCGCTGTATGTGCTGATGCGCCTGCTGGATCGCCACCCACGGTTGATGAAGGACGTACTGGAGCTGGGCGAGTCACGGCCGGCGCCCTCGACCTTGGGCGCCCCCGCCGAACCACAGCTCGGCGCTGCCGGCGGTTGA